A stretch of DNA from Halobacterium sp. DL1:
GTCAACGTGGCTCCTCCGTGTGACTGAGAGCGGCGTTGACGGCATCACACGACACCCTCTCTGAGGACTGGTTGTTGTTGCGCCGGCGGTATTTGATGTCGACACGAAGTCAACTCAGATTCGTCCAACGAGGCGACCAGGATGACGAACCAAACGATTCGGACCGGGTCGCACAGGTATACCGACGCTCGGACGGCTACCCGACGAGCGTCCTGCAGGATCTCATCCGGCTGAAGGAACTGCTCGATGCGACCCACGCCGAGAGAGAACCGGCCTACACGGCAGCAGCGTTCGTGTTCCTCGACAAGCTCTCGAGGCCCCACCGACGAGGCCTTCGAGCGAGCCACTTGGCAGTTCCACAGCCCTAGAGCACGCGCTCGAAGAGCTGGTCGCTAAGCCGGCGTGAGAACGCGACCGGTCTAAATGATGCCGCCGATGACGAGCAGGCCGACGACGAGCAGCAGCGTCGCGACCACGCTCCCTCCAGCGAGTAACTTGTTCTCCATCGCCTTCTCGTGGAGTGGCATTGCGGCGTATTCCTCGCGGAACGCCTCGAGGTTGTCCTCGTCGTAGAAGTACTTCATCTTCAGCGCGAACCGTTCGGTGACCGCACAACCAGTACAAACCGGCTCGCCTTCCAACCGTTCCGTTTTGGTGTGGCTGTTGCAGGCGATGGCCCCGCAGTTCGGACAGTAGGTGTACGTCTCATCGACGCCGCTCGTGTCACAGTGGACGCACCGATGGATGCCGTCCTCGTCTGTTACTCTGGACGGCCCTGCCGCGTAGTACTCGTAGGGGTAGGTGTACTCCTGGAGTTCCGTCGTCTGTCGAACCTCAGGAAGGTACACCGGTTCGATCGACTGGACCGAGATATCCGAGCGGTTCGGCTCGCAGGTCTTGTTGTAGGTGACGTTGTTGTCGCCGGTGTAGGTGACCGTCGTCGTGTGGTGCTGCTGGAGCCGCTCGACGGCCCACTCTTTGTACTCGGTCTGCGTCTGGCCGAACCGGTTCTCCTCGACGTCGTCGAACACCTCCGCGAACTGCTCGGTATCGAGTTCGACCGTCGCGTGGAGGTTCTCGGTGACCAGTGTCGTGACGTCCTCGTTGACGACCTGCGGCTGCCCGCGTTCGGCGTGGGCAACGAATCGAGTCCGGTCGTTGATCCGGTGGATGACGCCCACCGACGTCTCGAAGACAGCGTTCGTGTCGGCGGTGACCGCAACCACCGGGCGGAACGTCACCGACGAATGCGGTTTTGGAAGGTCGGCGGCCTCGATGTTCTCGATGTCGCGGAACGCCTCCGTGACTGGCGCGTCGACGTCGGCGGCCGGGTCATAGGGGCGGAGTGTCTCGTCGCAGAGAATCTCGATGCGCCCGTTGTAGAGGTCGAGGCCGATCTCGTCGGCGATCCTCCGGAGGTCCTCGCCGTCCAGCAACTCGATTGGGTGGGGGTCGTCGTTCTGCTGGAGGCGGTTTGCGTACTCCTGAGCAGGGTTCGTAAACCGGCCGGTCGTGACGACCATTCCGCGTTTGGGACCGTCGAAGTCGAACGTCGCGATCGCCGAGTGGAGCTTCTGG
This window harbors:
- a CDS encoding restriction endonuclease; translation: MAVLNDLSGFEFEDVVEDVFRNLGYENVRQADRTADEGRDVIMEEVVDGTRRAIIVECKHTGTVGRPVVQKLHSAIATFDFDGPKRGMVVTTGRFTNPAQEYANRLQQNDDPHPIELLDGEDLRRIADEIGLDLYNGRIEILCDETLRPYDPAADVDAPVTEAFRDIENIEAADLPKPHSSVTFRPVVAVTADTNAVFETSVGVIHRINDRTRFVAHAERGQPQVVNEDVTTLVTENLHATVELDTEQFAEVFDDVEENRFGQTQTEYKEWAVERLQQHHTTTVTYTGDNNVTYNKTCEPNRSDISVQSIEPVYLPEVRQTTELQEYTYPYEYYAAGPSRVTDEDGIHRCVHCDTSGVDETYTYCPNCGAIACNSHTKTERLEGEPVCTGCAVTERFALKMKYFYDEDNLEAFREEYAAMPLHEKAMENKLLAGGSVVATLLLVVGLLVIGGII